One window from the genome of Thermus sediminis encodes:
- a CDS encoding MFS transporter, which produces MWKGPREGKSSILTILDLRDRNYRLAVVNGWLVWLGDTFLNPNIVLSGFAAKLGAPGALIGLLPALLQAGGMIPQAFLAPWVARLPQKIVLYRRVATLRLLGVVLMALSALLFGGSPSLLLLGFLLGLLLNALFTGVSSLPFWEVVAKTTPPERRAALFSARNLVGGLLAFLAGFLVREVLALPLPFPLPYALLFALGALAFGLGWYLFGLTAEPEEPPKEARLDLKAPLKRPEFRRYLRVRLLLGLAGMTEPFYAAYAVRALGKEEELGLYLALYALAFTLSNLLWARMAERGSKGVLQAGALLGLLAPLLALVLPETAFGLVFLLQGAYLAALGLATTTYLLNLAPPEERSASIGLANTLSGLFAFSTVLGGYLADRLGFSALFLLAASFYALALYAGRKLPEEG; this is translated from the coding sequence ATGTGGAAGGGCCCGAGGGAGGGTAAAAGCAGCATCCTCACCATCTTAGACCTGCGGGATCGGAACTACCGCCTGGCGGTGGTGAACGGCTGGCTGGTCTGGCTGGGGGACACCTTCTTGAACCCCAACATCGTCCTCTCCGGCTTCGCCGCCAAGCTAGGGGCCCCGGGGGCCCTGATCGGCCTCCTCCCCGCTCTCCTCCAGGCGGGGGGCATGATCCCCCAGGCCTTCCTGGCCCCCTGGGTGGCCCGCCTGCCCCAAAAGATCGTCCTCTACCGGCGGGTGGCTACCCTGAGGCTTTTGGGGGTGGTCCTCATGGCCCTCTCCGCTCTCCTCTTCGGGGGAAGCCCTTCCCTCCTCCTTCTGGGCTTCCTCCTGGGCCTCCTCCTGAACGCCCTCTTCACCGGGGTCTCCAGCCTCCCCTTTTGGGAGGTGGTGGCCAAGACCACACCCCCCGAGCGGCGAGCCGCCCTCTTCAGCGCCCGCAACCTGGTGGGGGGGCTTCTCGCCTTCTTGGCCGGGTTTTTGGTGCGGGAGGTCCTGGCCCTTCCCCTCCCCTTTCCCCTCCCCTACGCCCTCCTCTTCGCCCTGGGGGCCCTGGCCTTCGGCCTGGGCTGGTACCTCTTCGGCCTCACCGCGGAACCCGAGGAACCCCCCAAGGAGGCCCGGTTGGATCTAAAGGCCCCCCTCAAGCGCCCGGAGTTCCGCCGCTACCTGAGGGTCCGGCTCCTCCTGGGCCTCGCGGGCATGACCGAGCCCTTTTACGCCGCCTATGCGGTGCGGGCCCTGGGGAAGGAGGAGGAGCTGGGCCTCTACCTGGCCCTCTACGCCCTGGCCTTCACCCTCTCCAACCTCCTCTGGGCCCGGATGGCGGAAAGAGGCTCCAAGGGCGTGCTCCAGGCGGGGGCCCTCCTGGGCCTCCTGGCCCCCCTCCTCGCCCTCGTCCTCCCGGAGACCGCCTTCGGTCTGGTCTTCCTCCTCCAGGGGGCCTACCTGGCCGCCCTTGGCCTCGCCACCACCACCTACCTCCTCAACCTGGCCCCACCCGAGGAGAGGAGCGCCTCCATCGGCCTCGCCAACACCCTTTCCGGCCTCTTCGCCTTCTCTACGGTCCTAGGAGGGTACCTGGCCGACCGGTTGGGCTTTTCCGCCCTCTTCCTCTTGGCCGCCTCCTTTTACGCCCTGGCCCTCTACGCGGGCAGGAAGCTTCCTGAGGAGGGGTAG
- a CDS encoding PIN domain-containing protein encodes MEAEAFPPLPVTLAHAAMVRGLPWPHEDPFDRLLVAQALGEALALVSQDGLLGAYGVRRVR; translated from the coding sequence ATGGAGGCCGAGGCCTTCCCGCCCCTCCCCGTGACCCTGGCCCATGCGGCCATGGTTCGCGGGCTCCCCTGGCCCCACGAGGACCCCTTTGACCGCCTCCTGGTGGCCCAGGCCCTTGGGGAGGCGCTTGCCCTGGTGAGCCAGGACGGGCTCCTGGGTGCGTACGGGGTCCGGAGGGTCCGGTAG